From Panicum hallii strain FIL2 chromosome 2, PHallii_v3.1, whole genome shotgun sequence, a single genomic window includes:
- the LOC112883441 gene encoding uncharacterized protein LOC112883441, producing the protein MDDGDLDSAALWAAVDSAAAQASRVRCASGDDDHRGEVLQPARPFKSPRLASPSYATPPPPPLPLHPPPTHASPYTTLDAAAEARSRLVVVESPPPAPWGVPKGSPIAADGCLLPSLSVANFRKYQEVALSILEKSDYTTISGNPYIKKSGWRKISCFFNISFEIKDRSIEFDDDRNVKRAEFLVRASMLGGRFSDGWGSCDRREKRFNKPNHDIPSTAETRAKNKACQDLLGIGNNRPG; encoded by the exons ATGGACGACGGCGACCTCGACTCCGCCGCACTCTGGGCCGCCGTcgactccgccgccgcccaggccTCCCGCGTCCGCTGCGCCTCCGGCGACGACGACCACCGCGGCGAGGTGCTGCAGCCCGCCCGCCCGTTCAAGTCTCCGCGACTCGCCTCCCCCTCCtacgccacgccgccgccgccgcccctgcctctaCACCCGCCTCCGACTCATGCCTCTCCCTACACCACACTCGACGCCGCGGCGGAGGCCAGGAGCCGGCTTGTGGTCGTCGAGAGCCCGCCCCCTGCGCCCTGGGGAGTTCCCAAGGGGAGTCCCATCGCCGCCGACGGGTGCTTGCTGCCCTCCCTCTCCGTGGCCAACTTCAGAAAGTACCAGGAGGTAGCCCTCTCG ATTTTGGAGAAAAGTGACTACACCACTATCAGTGGGAATCCATACATAAAGAAATCAG GGTGGAGAAAAATATCTTGCTTCTTCAATATCTCATTTGAAATCAAGGATCGCTCCATCGAGTTCGATGATGACCGCAATGTCAAGCGTGCTGAATTTCTTGTTCGAGCGTCAATGCT AGGTGGCAGGTTCTCAGATGGTTGGGGCTCATGTGATCGACGAGAGAAAAGGTTTAACAAACCTAACCATGATATCCCCAGCACAGCTGAAACCAGAGCTAAGAACAAGGCTTGCCAG GATCTTCTAGGCATTGGAAATAACCGTCCCGGATGA
- the LOC112882557 gene encoding F-box protein At2g26160-like, whose product MADATPRSRQPPSWADIPRDLAGMVLRLLPACADRARFAAVCPQWRAAARERPLPPPLPLLALPDGTFYSLPHGKPFRFPGFGYAGYKSACGGRWLVFPRDDGCFLVDPFAGATVALPPLSRVRLRPPNAVAKYVQLPGVRMFHPYATWMHIQDPEKMPVINKMILCSPNLVAAFAGSTLVGAGNNSQIIVCQPGASSWSVRANDKCELFEDMAFYQGKLYALANDENLLVVNISQDPTTGDPQISRIGRVIMGDLSYSTNMSDDAKGKKKLYLVELGGALLMIHRKVCCRRAGETLVAGQSEFEVFRADLEHSQWVNVTTLGDDHMLFLGRPCSRAMSASQYGMPGDQIFFLDDVMENCKQYSYDEETTSVSVYNMRSGVVSSPLRMIWKHEMMLATWLFPWD is encoded by the coding sequence ATGGCGGACGCGACGCCGCGCTCCAGGCAGCCGCCGTCGTGGGCGGACATCCCGCGGGACCTGGCCGGCATGGTGCTCCGCCTCCTCCCAGCCTGCGCGGACCGCGCCCGCTTCGCTGCCGTGTGCCCGCAGtggcgcgccgccgcgcgggagcgacccctgcccccgccgctgccgctgctcgCGCTCCCGGACGGCACCTTCTACAGCCTCCCCCATGGCAAGCCCTTCCGCTTCCCTGGTTTCGGCTACGCCGGCTACAAGAGCGCCTGCGGTGGTAGATGGCTTGTCTTCCCGCGCGACGATGGTTGCTTCTTGGTTGACCCCTTCGCCGGGGCCACCGTGGCGCTGCCTCCTCTGTCTCGCGTCCGGCTCCGGCCCCCTAATGCAGTGGCTAAGTATGTTCAGCTTCCGGGGGTACGTATGTTCCACCCTTACGCCACTTGGATGCATATCCAGGACCCCGAGAAGATGCCCGTGATAAATAAGATGATCTTGTGCTCGCCAAACCTTGTCGCTGCATTCGCCGGCTCTACACTCGTCGGTGCTGGAAACAACAGTCAGATTATAGTGTGCCAGCCAGGGGCTTCTTCATGGTCGGTACGCGCTAATGACAAATGCGAGTTGTTTGAAGACATGGCATTCTATCAGGGAAAGCTCTACGCCCTTGCTAATGATGAGAACCTCCTTGTCGTCAACATCAGCCAAGACCCAACCACCGGCGATCCACAGATCTCCCGAATTGGGAGGGTCATCATGGGCGATCTGTCGTATTCGACCAATATGTCAGACGATGCTAAAGGGAAAAAGAAGCTCTACCTAGTCGAATTGGGTGGCGCGTTGCTGATGATACACAGGAAGGTTTGCTGCAGAAGGGCAGGCGAGACACTTGTGGCTGGACAGAGTGAGTTTGAGGTGTTCAGGGCTGACTTGGAGCACTCACAGTGGGTGAATGTGACAACACTGGGCGACGACCACATGCTTTTCCTTGGACGACCATGCTCTAGGGCTATGTCCGCATCTCAGTACGGAATGCCAGGCGACCAAATCTTCTTCTTGGATGATGTTATGGAGAACTGCAAGCAGTACTCCTATGATGAGGAGACCACTTCTGTCAGTGTGTATAACATGAGAAGTGGTGTGGTCTCTTCCCCTCTGCGAATGATCTGGAAGCACGAGATGATGCTTGCGACATGGCTGTTCCCTTGGGACTAA
- the LOC112882345 gene encoding uncharacterized protein LOC112882345 has product MAPMLKKLKFTAINGTKNAFSLSLSAPLVDDLSWRCHARSTSDRFGVLWRMWNLKSKTPEHLEYTLVTNSRENTRLQPQHHSHGDILLLDIGATDNLGNVAWTFEREISRIPVRNLSVLELKIATRGHFYGAMVLDLLRLCTSIQKLKVELNRHEERKECSVNGHCDQPNNWKDQIISLTGLTEVEIDGCKGEEHEIGLLKVLLTCAEMLERVTINLSINVPRSCCILGTP; this is encoded by the exons ATGGCCCCTATGCTTAAGAAACTGAAGTTTACCGCCATTAACGGTACCAAAAATGCATTCAGCTTATCACTGTCAGCACCACTGGTGGATGATCTCTCATGGCGGTGCCATGCTCGGTCCACAAGTGATAGGTTTGGTGTCTTATGGCGCATGTGGAACCTGAAATCAAAGACGCCAGAGCACCTTGAATACACACTGGTCACCAACAGCAGGGAAAATACACGTTTGCAGCCACAGCACCACTCTCATGGCGACATCCTCTTGCTGGACATAGGGGCTACT GATAATTTGGGTAATGTTGCCTGGACCTTTGAGCGAGAGATTTCCCGAATTCCAGTGAGAAACCTCTCTGTTTTAGAGCTGAAAATTGCAACAAGAGGGCATTTTTATGGAGCAATGGTGCTGGATCTACTTCGACTTTGCACCTCTATACAAAAACTTAAGGTGGAATTAAATCGACATGAG GAGAGAAAAGAATGCTCCGTAAATGGTCATTGTGATCAGCCTAACAACTGGAAAGATCAAATTATATCCCTGACTGGTCTTACAGAAGTAGAAATTGATGGCTGCAAAGGAGAAGAGCACGAGATTGGTTTACTGAAAGTATTGTTGACATGTGCTGAAATGCTTGAAAGAGTGACCATCAACTTGTCTATAAATGTCCCACGAAGTTGCTGCATACTTGGAACTCCCTAG